A single window of Nicotiana tomentosiformis chromosome 1, ASM39032v3, whole genome shotgun sequence DNA harbors:
- the LOC104113749 gene encoding UBP1-associated protein 2B-like — MAKKRKTRASEATAQPVEEEQQNIKQESADLEPEQEQEQEQEEYQNDTVEEEEAVQEDEEDPEPEEEDDNDNGDDNEEEEEENPGSGNNAVNEVNGGGSEVKKEEGCDEEEDLEDEPLEKLLEPFTKDQLTALIKEALVTYPNLKDNIQRLADKDPAHRKIFVHGLGWDTTAETLTSVFGKYGEIEDCKAVTDKVSGKSKGYGFILFKHRSGARKALREPQKKIGTRMTSCQLASAGPVPAPPPTAAAVPPVSEYTQRKIFVSNVATDLDPQKLLEFFSKFGEVEEGPLGLDKQTGKPKGFCLFVYKSVESARRALEEPHKSFEGHTLHCQKAVDGPKHNKNYYQQHQQPQQHYPQHQQHQQYYQHPAKKGKYSGGSGSGAAASAGHLMAPSGPAPVGFNPAVAPALGQALTALLATQGAGLGIGNLLGGFSGPVNPQGVPPVMSNAGGYGAQGAGGGYGAQPMQYQNPQMQGGARPQGGAPYPGYGGH; from the exons ATGGCGAAGAAGCGAAAAACCAGAGCTTCCGAAGCCACCGCACAACCAGTAGAAGAAGAACAGCAAAATATTAAACAAGAATCAGCAGATCTCGAACCCGAACAAGAACAAGAACAAGAACAAGAAGAGTACCAAAACGACAccgtagaagaagaagaagcagttCAAGAGGACGAAGAAGATCCAGAGCCCGAAGAAGAAGATGATAACGACAACGGTGATGAtaatgaagaagaagaggaagaaaatcCAGGATCTGGAAACAACGCCGTGAATGAAGTTAACGGAGGCGGTAGTGAGGTGAAGAAGGAAGAAGGATGCGATGAAGAAGAGGATTTAGAAGATGAGCCACTCGAGAAGCTTCTAGAACCTTTCACGAAGGATCAACTTACAGCGCTTATAAAAGAAGCTTTAGTCACTTACCCTAATTTGAAGGATAATATTCAGAGATTGGCCGATAAGGATCCAGCGCACCGCAAAATCTTCGTGCACGGCTTGGGTTGGGATACTACAGCCGAAACCCTAACGAGCGTATTTGGGAAGTACGGTGAGATTGAGGATTGTAAGGCTGTTACGGATAAGGTTAGTGGGAAGTCAAAAGGATACGGGTTTATTTTGTTTAAGCATAGGAGTGGCGCTAGGAAAGCATTGAGAGAACCACAGAAGAAAATTGGTACTAGGATGACTTCTTGCCAGCTGGCTTCGGCTGGGCCGGTCCCTGCCCCGCCCCCTACAGCAGCGGCTGTCCCACCGGTTTCCGAGTATACTCAGAGGAAGATTTTTGTTAGCAATGTGGCAACTGATCTTGATCCTCAAAAGCTGTTGGAGTTTTTCTCTAAGTTTGGTGAAGTTGAGGAGGGTCCACTTGGATTGGATAAGCAAACTGGGAAACCCAAGGGGTTTTGTTTGTTTGTGTATAAGAGTGTCGAGAGTGCAAGAAGGGCGTTGGAGGAGCCACACAAGAGCTTTGAAGGGCATACACTTCATTGTCAGAAGGCTGTTGATGGGCCGAAACACAATAAGAATTACTATCAGCAGCACCAGCAGCCGCAACAGCATTACCCTCAGCACCAGCAGCACCAGCAGTATTATCAGCATCCTGCAAAGAAGGGGAAATATTCAG GTGGTAGTGGCAGTGGAGCAGCAGCATCAGCTGGACATTTAATGGCGCCATCAGGGCCTGCACCCGTGGGATTCAATCCTGCTGTGGCTCCGGCTCTTGGGCAGGCATTGACAGCCCTGTTAGCTACTCAAGGAGCTGGTTTGGGGATTGGGAATTTGCTTGGAGGTTTTAGTGGGCCAGTGAATCCTCAGGGTGTGCCCCCAGTGATGAGCAATGCGGGAGGATATGGTGCCCAGGGTGCTGGTGGTGGCTATGGAGCTCAGCCGATGCAGTACCAAAATCCGCAGATGCAGGGCGGTGCAAGACCACAGGGTGGTGCACCTTACCCAGGCTATGGAGGTCACTAG